From the genome of Methanofollis sp. UBA420:
GGGCACATGCCACAAATGCCACCGACATCCAGGAGTTCCTGGTCATCCCGACCGGCGCCTCCTGCGCGGACGAGGCGGTCTTTGCAAACGCCGCCGTCCATAAAAAGGTGAAGGAGTTGCTCGTCAAGGCAGGCAAGGGCTGTGGCAAGGGCGACGAAGGCGCGTGGGCACCGAGGATCTCCGACGCAGAGGCGTTCGAATTCCTGAACCAGGCTATCGGAGCTGTCTCCGACGAACTGAACTTCGCGATCGACATGGGTATCGACGTCGCATCCAGCGAGATGTGGAACGGAAACACCTATGTGTACAGTGACATGAAGAGGACGACCGAAGACCAGATCGCCTATATCACCGAACTGGTAGACCGTTACAACCTCGCCTATGTGGAAGACCCCCTCGTCGAGGAGGACTTCGAGGGCTTTGCCAGAATCAACAGACAGGTCGGAGACCGGTGCCTGATCTGCGGCGACGACCTCTATGTCACCAATGCCGAGCGGATCATGCGCGGGATCGAGACAGATGCCTCGAACTGCGTGCTGATCAAGCCCAACCAGATCGGGACGCTGACCGACACCTTCGAGGCCGTCCATCTGGCAAAATCCCACAGCATGGACACGGTGATGAGTCACCGGTCCGGAGAAACGACCGACGAAACTATCGCCCATCTTGCCACCGCATTCGAATGCAGGTTGCTGAAATCGGGGGTCGTGGGCGGAGAAAGAATCGCAAAACTGAATGAACTGATACGTATTGAGGAGCTGATCTAAACATGGTTGAAGAGACTGAGATGGAAATTGTGCTGAACGAGCCCCTCGTTCCGGTGGAAGAGTACCTCGCCGCAGGAGTCCACATCGGCACGCAGCAGAAGAGCCAGGACATGATGAAGTTCATCTACCGCGTGCGCGGGGACGGACTGTACATCCTTGACATCAGAGCAACCGACGAGCGCATCAAGACCGCGGCGAAGTTCCTTGCCAGTTACGACGCCCCGAAGGTTCTCATCGTCGCTTCCCGCCAGTACGCCCAGTACCCGGCAAAGAAGTTCGCCGACGCCATCGGAGGCACCGCGGCTATCGGGCGGTACATCCCCGGTCTCATGACCAACCCGAACTTCCACGGCTACGTGGAGCCCGAAGTCGTCGTCGTCACCGACCCGATGGGCGACGCTCAGGCGATCAAGGAAGCGATCCAGAACGGGATACCAGTCATCGGCCTCTGCGACACGAACAACATGACCAGCAACCTCGACATGGTCATCCCGACAAACAACAAGGGCAGAAAAGCACTCTCCCTCGTCTACTACCTCCTCACCAGAGAGATCCTCCATCTCCGCGGTGTTTCCACCTCCTATACCCTCGAGGACTTCGAGACCGAACTGTAAGGAGGAAGAGAGATGCAGACGAGGGCATGCACCGTCGCAGGCATGTTCTATCCGGGAGACCCCGCTCATCTCGAGCAGTTCCTCGGCATGGTCACCCCGGAACCGGTGACCGACATGCCTGCCGCCCTCGGTATCGTCGCACCCCATGCAGGTTATCCATATTCAGGTGCCGTGGCGGCCCGGGCTTATGCCGCCATACCACCCTCTTTTGACGGGACATTCATCATCATCGGGCCAAGCCACCACGGTTTTACGACCTCCGCCTCGGCGATACCATGGGAGACCCCACTTGGCATCGTGGACGTCGACGCCGACCTCGTAGAGAGGATCGGCGTGCCGATCGACGACGACGCACATGCCACCGAACACTCGATCGAGGTTCAGGTGCCTTTCATCAAGTACCACTTCCCGCGGGCCAGGATCGCACCGATCATGATGGGCGACCAGAGCCTCAGGAGTGCGGAGAAACTTGCAAAGGCGATCGTGGCCGCAGTCAGGAAGACCGGCCGTGAGGTGCGGATCGTCGCCTCCAGCGACTTCTCCCATTATATCCCGGAGGACCTCGCACATCATGTGGATCTGCAGGCGATCGAGGCATTGAAGACTCTCGATGTCCCGGAGTTCTACCGGAAGATTGAGTTTCTCGACGTCAGCGCATGCGGGTACGGCCCGATCGCGACGATGGTCCTTGCATGCAAGGCATTCGGCGCGACCGAAGGGAGGTTGCTCACCTATACCACGAGCGGAGAGGTGACCGGCGACCCCCTCGTCGTCGGATATGCTGCCATAGCGGTGGTGTAGAGTGGCGACCTGGAGCGCCCCCGGTAAGGTATTTCTTTTTGGAGAGCACGCTGTTGTCTATGGGAAGCCAGGCGTGGCGATGGCAATCAAGCCGCGCGTGGCGGTGACGGTGAGGAGGGTAAAAAACCCCGCACCTGTCCGTTCTCCCTATATAGACGAGTGTTTCCGTTCGACCGGGGTACAGGGGAGCGTCTATATCAGGTCGCAACTCCCGAGTTCGTCAGGGCTCGGGTCCTCAGCAGCGGTGACCACCGCCACCCTCGCCGCCATCTCAGACGAGTTCGGCCTCGGCTTTACAAAGGACGAGATCGCAGAGCGCGCCTTTGCGATCGAGAAGAAAGTCCAGAACGGGAGAGCGAGCCCGACCGATACCTATGTGACGACCTTCGGTGGGATCGTGCTCATCTCCCGGGGTTCGAAACGACGCCTGCCGCCGCAGAGCCTCCACCTCGTCATCGGCAATACCCTCGTCCCCCATTCGACCGCAAAGATGGTGGAACACGTGGCACAGATGCACCAGAAGCATCCCGCCATCGTCAACCCGATCCTGGACTCAATCGGGGCGGTGACCACCCAGGCGATCAAGTGCATGAACAAACCGCAGCAGCTCGGTCACTGCATGGACGTCAACAACGCCCTCCTTGAGGCACTCGGCGTCGGCCACCCCGCCCTCTCCAAACTTGTCCTGACCGCCCGCGCGGCCGGGGCCTTCGGCGCGAAGATCACCGGCGCCGGCGGAGGCGGGTGTATGGTGGCGCTCTGCCCGAAGCACGCAAAGAGCCGGGTCGCAGGGGCGATGGACGCCACAGGCGCAAAGTCGATCATCACCACCATCGACACGACCGGCATACGCAAAGAGAAAGATGGATGAAAAGGTTATTCTGCTAAAATTCGGCGGGAGCATCATTACCGACAAGGCCGGAACCGGCGCCGTCGATCATGCCCGCCTTGCCGCTCTTGCCGGAGAGATCGCACAGCGGCCCGGCCTCAGGCTTGTTCTGGTCCACGGGGCCGGGTCATGCGGCCACCCCGAAGCCGCCCGATACCGTCTCCAGGAGGGAGTCGGCCCCGCAAACAAAGAAGGGATCGCTGTCACCCACGAGGCGGTCACCGGCCTCAACAGAGCGGTCGTGGCCGCACTGCGTGAGCACGGCGTGGACGCCGTTGGCATCCACCCCCTGGCCGGATGCCGTGCCAACAACCGACACCTCATATCCTGTGAGCACCTACCTATTGTACAACTGGTGCGGCTCGGCATCACCCCGGTCCTCCATGGGGACGTGGTGATGGACGCGAGTCGTGGTGCCTGCATCATTTCAGGCGATCAGATCATCCGGTACCTTGCCGTAGCCCTCGGGGCGGCCCGCGTCGGTCTTGCGACCGACGTGCCCGGCGTCCTTGACAACGGTGCGGTGGTCCCGGTGATCACAAGGGACACAGTCGGACGTCTGTCTATCGGGTGTTCAGGGAACACCGACGTGACCGGCGGGATGAAAGGGAAGATCACGGAACTCCTCGCACTCGCAGACGAGGGTATCGAATCACACATATTCCATGTCTCCCGGACGGCCGCATTCCTCGATGGGAAGGGTCACGGCGGCACGATAGTCAGAAAGTGAAAGAAAAGAGAAGGACAGGGACAGGCACACCAGAGAACAGGAGGAATTCATATCAAAGAGAGTACACAGACGTCCTCACGGAAGCTGGACCACCTGCGGATCTGCTGCGATAAGCAGGTCGAGGTCGGCAGCGCAGGCTTTGAAGACGTCAGACTGGTGCATGCCGCCCTTCCAGAATGTGACCTTGATGCGATCAGGCTGGAGACCAGGTTTCTCGGCGCACGCCTTGCGGCGCCGCTCTTCATCGCTGCCATGACAGGCGGCCACCCTGCAACGACCGAGGTCAACAGGCGGCTCGCACGGGTTTCGGAGAGATTCGGCCTTGCAATGGGCGTCGGGTCGCAACGCGCGGCCCTCGAACACCCGGATCTTGCAGAGAGTTTCTCCGTCGTACGGGATGAGGCGCCTCATGCCTTCATCTGCGCCAACCTCGGCGCGGTGCAGTTGCGGGAGCACGGGGCAGAGTGGGCCGAGCGCGCGGTGGAGATGATCGATGCCGACGCCCTCTGCGTTCACCTGAACTTCCTGCAGGAGGCGATCCAGCCCGAGGGCGACCACGATGCCCGCGGCTGCCTCGCCGCCATCGCCGACCTCTGCGAGGACTTCAAAACGCCGGTGATCGTCAAGGAGACCGGAGCAGGCATCTCGAAGGAGACGGCCGGCCTGATCTGGGGCGCGGGCGCCGCGGCGATCGACCTCGGCGGTTTCGGCGGCACCTCATGGGCGGCGGTCGAGGTCGAAAGGGCTGAAGAGGAACACCTACGGGCCCTCGGAAAGACGTTCCTCGACTGGGGCATCCCAACAGCGGTGAGCCTCTGCGAGGTGGCGGGAAGCGGCCCGGTGATCGCCACCGGAGGCGTGCGGAATGGAATAGACATCGCGAAGGCTCTCGCACTCGGGGCCGACCTCGGCGGGATGGCCCTGCCCCTGCTGAAACCCGCGATGGACGGAGAAGAGGCGCTTACGGCGGTCGTATCAATGATCCTGCAGGAACTGCGGGCCGCCATGTTCCTCACCGGAGCCGGCAGCGTTGCCGATCTCAGGAAAACACGGGCTTATATTACCGGTACGACCCGGCAGATGCTCGAAGAATAGGATTCATACGGAGACAAAAAATGGATACAGAAATTGTTGCAGTGGGCGGCTATAACGAAGTCGGCCGGAACATGACCGCCGTCCGGTGCGGAAAAGAGATCGTCATCTTCGATATGGGCATCAGGCTCGACCAGATCATGATCCACGAGGACGCGGAGATCGAGAATATGCACTCCCTCGATCTGATCGAGATGAAGGCCATCCCCGACGACACCATGATGAACACGGTGGAAGGGAGCGTGAAGGCGATCGTCTGCACGCACGGCCACCTCGACCATATCGGGGCGATCCCGAAACTCGCGCACCGGTACAACGCGCCCATTATCGGAACGCCGTACACAGTCGAACTGATCAAACAGCAGATCCAGGGCGAACAGAAGTTCGGGGTCACCAACAAGATCCAGGTGCTCAAGGCGGGCAGCAGGTACAGGATCTCCCCGAACCTTACCCTCGAGTTCGTCAAGATGCAGCACTCGATCATCGACACGGTGATGGCGGTGCTCCACACGAAAGACGGCGCCGTCGTCTATGCAAACGACTTCAAGCTCGACCGGACGCCTGTGATCGGAGAACCGCCCGACTTCGCCCGCCTCCGCCAGATAGGGAAGGAAGGGGTGCTCGCCCTCATCGTCGAGAGCACGAACATTGAGAAGAAGGGCAGGTGTCCGAGCGAACGGATCGCACGCGACCTTGTCAGGGACACGATCACCAGTTACGAGGACGACAAGAACGCGATCATCGTCTCGACCTTCTCTTCACACATTTCACGTATCAAGACAATCGCCGAGTGCGCCCATGAGATCGGAAGAAAGCCCGTCCTTCTCGGCCGCTCGATGGAACGGTATTCGACGGCGGCCGAACAGCTCAAACTGGTCGCATTCCCCCAGAGCCTCTCGGTCTTCGGGAACAGGCGGACAGTGGACCGCACCCTGCGACATATGATGAAGACCGGGAAGGACAAGTTCCTCCCGATCGTCACCGGTCACCAGGGCGAGAGCGGCGCCATCCTGACGCGGATTGCCCATGGCGACACGCCGTACAAGGTCGAGAAAGGCGACAAGATCCTCTTCTCGGCCAAGGTGATCCCGAACCCCATGAACTTCGGGCAGCGCCATCTCGTCGAGACCCTCCTGAAGATGAAAGGGGCCAGGATTTTCGATGAAATCCACGTGAGCGGCCACGCGTACCGTGAAGACCACTATGAACTGCTCCATCTCCTGAACCCCCAGCACATCATCCCGTCCCACGGGAACATCGACATGACCGGCGAGTACATGCGGTTTGCCGAGGAGTGCGGTTACACCCTGAACAACGACGTCCACCTGCTCAGAAACGGGCAGAGGGTCCTGTTGAAATAAACGAGGTTTTGTCATGAGTGATCTGAAGACTTATCTTGAGAAAACCGCCGAGCAGGTCGACATCGCGCTCGAGCGGAATTTTGGAGACGTATTCGGCGACCTCTATAAGGCGAGCGCCCATCTCCTGCTCGCGGGCGGGAAGCGCCTGCGCCCGGCGGTGCTGCTCCTTGCAGCCAACGCCGTGAAACCCGGTCGTGCCGACGACCTGATCACCGCGGCGATCGCGGTCGAGATGACCCACACCTTCACCCTCATCCACGACGACATCATGGACGGGGACGTGACACGGCGGGGCGTGCCGACGGTCCACACGAAGTGGGACGAACCGACGGCGATCCTGGCGGGCGACGTGCTGTATGCGAAGTCCTTCGAGTACATCACCCATGCCCTCGCCGAGGACAGGGCGCGGGTGAAGGCGGTGACCCTCCTTGCCCGGACCTGCACGGAGATCTGCGAGGGGCAGCACCAGGATATGGCCTTCGAGCAGAAGGGCGCGGAGGTCGAGGCGGCCGACTACATCGAGATGGCCGGGAAGAAGACCGGTGCCCTCTATGCAGCGGCGGCAGCGATCGGCGGAACCCTTGCCGGCGGGAATGCCATGCAGGTGGATGCTCTCTACCAGTACGGCATGAATGCCGGGATCGCCTTCCAGATCCAGGATGACCTCATCGACCTCCTGGCCCCCCCGGAGACGAGCGGGAAGGACAGGGCATCCGACCTCCGCGAGGGGAAGCAGACCCTCATCGCCATCACCGCACGGGAGAAGGGCCTCGACCTCTCGAAGTATCGCCATACTCTCACCGGCGCCGAGATCGACGCGGCGATCGCAGAACTCGAAGAGACGGGCGTGATCGACGAGGTGCGGCGGGCCGCGGAGGAGAGGGTCGCTACGGCAAAGCGCTCTCTCTCTGTCCTGCCCGAATCGATGGAACGCACATATCTTGAGGAAATCGCAGATTACTTCCTGACACGGAGTTTCTAAGATGGAGACAGAGATCAGGAGAGTCCTGTATATCTACGCGCTCCAGAACGCGGTAAAACATGGCAATGTGCCGAATGCAAAGGCAGTGATGGGAAAGGTGCTCGGCGCCCACCCTGAACTCCGCCCACATGCAAAGGATATCCCCGCCCTTCTCGCGGGCGTGCTCGACGAGGTCGCGGCCCTGCCAGCGGAGTCATGGCAGGCAAAACTCCAGGAGATCGCCCCCGAACTTGTGGCCGAGATGAACGAGGTCAGGAAGGAGACAAAGAAGGAGCTCCCGCCCCTCGAAGGTGCCGAAAACGGCGTCGTGATGCGGTTTGCGCCCAACCCCTCCGGGCCCCTGCACCTGGGGCACGCTAGGGCGGCCTTCCTGAACGATGCCTATGTGAAGAGGTACGGCGGGCGGTATGTGTTGCGGATCGAGGACACCGACCCGCGGCGGGTAGACCCCGAGGCCTATGAGATGGTCCAGGAGGACATCAGGAATCTGGGCCTTGGCATTACCGATATCGTCTACCAGAGCGACAGGATGGAGATTTACTACGATCTCTGCCGGCAGCTCATCGAACTTGGCGGGGCATATGTCTGCACCTGCGACGCGGAGAGGTTCAGGGAACTGAAACTCGCAAAGACGGCCTGCCCATGCCGTTCCCACACTGTCGAGGAGAATCTGGAGCTCTGGGACCAGATGCTCGCCGGGAAGTTTGCCGAGGGGCAGGTGACAGTGCGGGTGAAGACCGACCTGACACATCCCGACCCGGCGATGCGCGACTTCTCCATCTTCAGGATCGTCGACAGCCCGGCCCACCCGCGGATCGACGCCCGGGTCTATCCCCTGATGAACTTCTCGGTCGTGGCCGACGACCACCTCCTCGGCATCACCCACGTGATCCGGGGCAAGGACCACATCGCGAACACCCGTCGCCAGCAGTACATCTACGACTACTTCGGCTGGAAGGCGCCGGTGTACCGCCACTACGGCAGGATGGGTATCGAGGGGGTTGTCCTCTCGACCTCGTCGATGCGCGAGGGGATCAACGCCGGCACGTACACGGGCTGGGACGACATCCACCTCGGCACCCTGAGAGCGATCGCACGCCGGGGCATCGAGCCCGAGGCGGTGAAGGAGGCGGTCCTCGATATCGGTATCGGCGAGACCGACATCTCCTTCTCCTGGGAAAATCTGTATGCGAAGAACAAGGCGATCGTCGACCCGTCATCAGACCGCTTCTTCTTTGTCCCCGAACCTGTGCGGGTGACTGTCGAGGATGCACCGGCACAGACAGCCGAGGTGCCCCTGTACCCGGGCAACGAGGCGCGGGGTGTGCGGAAACTTGCCTTCGAGAGTGCAGTCGTCCTGCCAAAGGCCGAGGTCGCGGGGGCCGGGATGATCAGGCTGAAAGATCTCTTCAATATCGAGATGAGAGGCGAGGGGCAGGCAGTCTATGCCGGCGACGACCTGGCGGCGGCGCGGGCGGCGAAGGCCCCGATCGTCCAGTGGCTCCCCGAGGGAACGGGCATCCCCTGCACCGTCCTCACCCCGGAGGGCACGCTCACCGGACTCTGCGAGGCCGCGGTCGCTCGCTATGCGGGAAAGACCGTCCAGTTCGAGAGAGTTGGCTTTGTCCGGATCGACCGGGCCGACGAAACCGGCGTCGTCGGCTACTTCTCCCACCGGTGAAGAGACCTCTTTTTCTTTTTTTGGGCTCGGAAGAATTTTTTTTGTTCTGTGAGAGGAGGCTACTCTATGGATCCCGGGAGTTTGTCCAGAGCAGGGGACAGCAGAATCGTAAGACAAGACGCCGATCCACCGTCTTCAATCGAGATCGGGGGACTACGCCCCCGGACAGCGAAGACCTAGCGGTCTTCTCGAACTCGCTGAAGCTCGTTCCCCCCTCAGGATTGGACCTCGGGTGGGTGAAATCCTGCATTTTGAAGAGGAGACTGCCCTCCACCCTTATACTAATGGCAGGGTGCGAACGAAGTGAGCATGAGAAAAACGGAGGTTTTCGAGGGATCGGGGGGCGGCAGCCCCCCAGCAGAGGCACTCCAGAATAGGCTTTTTACAAAGCCAATTTTTTCGAGTTTTGAGAGGGGCGAGCATCGGCAATATCGAGAAAGCCATAAGACTTGCGATTATTCCCCGCAGGAGGATCGATTCTTTGTTCCAGGGTTCACACCCCCGCACACCATATATACCCTCATCTCCCATGCACCCGCATGCGAACTCTAACCCTCATCCTCATCGCGGTGTCCGCACTCCTCCTCGTACAGGCGGCAGCGGCGGCGGCCACTCTGGAGATCGGAGAGGTCGGAAAGGATCCTGACGGGACCCTCACCGTCAGCGGGACGACGAACATCGCACCGGGCAATGAACTTCTCGTCGATATCGTCTCTTCGGGTTTCAAGCCGACCTCGAAGGATACGGGGGGTGCATTCTACGGGTCAAGCGGCACCGTGACAGTGGAGGCCGGGGACCCGTACAACACCTGGTCCTACACCTTCGAGGTGCTCCCGCCTGAGACCTACACCATCACTGTCGAGTGGGTGGAAGGGGACGCCACGGCAAGCGGGACCTTCATGATCACAAACGAGACGGTGAGCGACGTCACGACGGCCGCGACGACTGCACCACCTCCGGCGACGACGCCGGTCCCGCCAGCGACACCGACACCTACGCAGGCACCATGGAGTGCCGCCGTGGTCGTCCTCGGCCTGGCGGCTGCGTTGTGGATACGCCGTTCTTAAATAGACAAAACCCGATATCTCCATCCATGAAAAAAGAGAATATAGCCAGAGCCCTCCTCCTGGCAACCTTTC
Proteins encoded in this window:
- the eno gene encoding phosphopyruvate hydratase; the protein is MTDIEQIVLRTILDSRGNPTVEAEIYTCCGFGRAAAPSGASTGTWEAKVRSPREAVPAAREHLIPTLVGLDAADQAGFDRTLHEADGTVDFSNIGANVAVALSLACAKAAANSIGIPLFRYLGGAFARKTPLPLGNVIGGGAHATNATDIQEFLVIPTGASCADEAVFANAAVHKKVKELLVKAGKGCGKGDEGAWAPRISDAEAFEFLNQAIGAVSDELNFAIDMGIDVASSEMWNGNTYVYSDMKRTTEDQIAYITELVDRYNLAYVEDPLVEEDFEGFARINRQVGDRCLICGDDLYVTNAERIMRGIETDASNCVLIKPNQIGTLTDTFEAVHLAKSHSMDTVMSHRSGETTDETIAHLATAFECRLLKSGVVGGERIAKLNELIRIEELI
- the rpsB gene encoding 30S ribosomal protein S2; protein product: MVEETEMEIVLNEPLVPVEEYLAAGVHIGTQQKSQDMMKFIYRVRGDGLYILDIRATDERIKTAAKFLASYDAPKVLIVASRQYAQYPAKKFADAIGGTAAIGRYIPGLMTNPNFHGYVEPEVVVVTDPMGDAQAIKEAIQNGIPVIGLCDTNNMTSNLDMVIPTNNKGRKALSLVYYLLTREILHLRGVSTSYTLEDFETEL
- the amrB gene encoding AmmeMemoRadiSam system protein B codes for the protein MQTRACTVAGMFYPGDPAHLEQFLGMVTPEPVTDMPAALGIVAPHAGYPYSGAVAARAYAAIPPSFDGTFIIIGPSHHGFTTSASAIPWETPLGIVDVDADLVERIGVPIDDDAHATEHSIEVQVPFIKYHFPRARIAPIMMGDQSLRSAEKLAKAIVAAVRKTGREVRIVASSDFSHYIPEDLAHHVDLQAIEALKTLDVPEFYRKIEFLDVSACGYGPIATMVLACKAFGATEGRLLTYTTSGEVTGDPLVVGYAAIAVV
- the mvk gene encoding mevalonate kinase, with the translated sequence MATWSAPGKVFLFGEHAVVYGKPGVAMAIKPRVAVTVRRVKNPAPVRSPYIDECFRSTGVQGSVYIRSQLPSSSGLGSSAAVTTATLAAISDEFGLGFTKDEIAERAFAIEKKVQNGRASPTDTYVTTFGGIVLISRGSKRRLPPQSLHLVIGNTLVPHSTAKMVEHVAQMHQKHPAIVNPILDSIGAVTTQAIKCMNKPQQLGHCMDVNNALLEALGVGHPALSKLVLTARAAGAFGAKITGAGGGGCMVALCPKHAKSRVAGAMDATGAKSIITTIDTTGIRKEKDG
- a CDS encoding isopentenyl phosphate kinase encodes the protein MDEKVILLKFGGSIITDKAGTGAVDHARLAALAGEIAQRPGLRLVLVHGAGSCGHPEAARYRLQEGVGPANKEGIAVTHEAVTGLNRAVVAALREHGVDAVGIHPLAGCRANNRHLISCEHLPIVQLVRLGITPVLHGDVVMDASRGACIISGDQIIRYLAVALGAARVGLATDVPGVLDNGAVVPVITRDTVGRLSIGCSGNTDVTGGMKGKITELLALADEGIESHIFHVSRTAAFLDGKGHGGTIVRK
- the fni gene encoding type 2 isopentenyl-diphosphate Delta-isomerase — translated: MKESTQTSSRKLDHLRICCDKQVEVGSAGFEDVRLVHAALPECDLDAIRLETRFLGARLAAPLFIAAMTGGHPATTEVNRRLARVSERFGLAMGVGSQRAALEHPDLAESFSVVRDEAPHAFICANLGAVQLREHGAEWAERAVEMIDADALCVHLNFLQEAIQPEGDHDARGCLAAIADLCEDFKTPVIVKETGAGISKETAGLIWGAGAAAIDLGGFGGTSWAAVEVERAEEEHLRALGKTFLDWGIPTAVSLCEVAGSGPVIATGGVRNGIDIAKALALGADLGGMALPLLKPAMDGEEALTAVVSMILQELRAAMFLTGAGSVADLRKTRAYITGTTRQMLEE
- a CDS encoding RNase J family beta-CASP ribonuclease, translating into MDTEIVAVGGYNEVGRNMTAVRCGKEIVIFDMGIRLDQIMIHEDAEIENMHSLDLIEMKAIPDDTMMNTVEGSVKAIVCTHGHLDHIGAIPKLAHRYNAPIIGTPYTVELIKQQIQGEQKFGVTNKIQVLKAGSRYRISPNLTLEFVKMQHSIIDTVMAVLHTKDGAVVYANDFKLDRTPVIGEPPDFARLRQIGKEGVLALIVESTNIEKKGRCPSERIARDLVRDTITSYEDDKNAIIVSTFSSHISRIKTIAECAHEIGRKPVLLGRSMERYSTAAEQLKLVAFPQSLSVFGNRRTVDRTLRHMMKTGKDKFLPIVTGHQGESGAILTRIAHGDTPYKVEKGDKILFSAKVIPNPMNFGQRHLVETLLKMKGARIFDEIHVSGHAYREDHYELLHLLNPQHIIPSHGNIDMTGEYMRFAEECGYTLNNDVHLLRNGQRVLLK
- a CDS encoding polyprenyl synthetase family protein, yielding MSDLKTYLEKTAEQVDIALERNFGDVFGDLYKASAHLLLAGGKRLRPAVLLLAANAVKPGRADDLITAAIAVEMTHTFTLIHDDIMDGDVTRRGVPTVHTKWDEPTAILAGDVLYAKSFEYITHALAEDRARVKAVTLLARTCTEICEGQHQDMAFEQKGAEVEAADYIEMAGKKTGALYAAAAAIGGTLAGGNAMQVDALYQYGMNAGIAFQIQDDLIDLLAPPETSGKDRASDLREGKQTLIAITAREKGLDLSKYRHTLTGAEIDAAIAELEETGVIDEVRRAAEERVATAKRSLSVLPESMERTYLEEIADYFLTRSF
- a CDS encoding glutamate--tRNA ligase; amino-acid sequence: METEIRRVLYIYALQNAVKHGNVPNAKAVMGKVLGAHPELRPHAKDIPALLAGVLDEVAALPAESWQAKLQEIAPELVAEMNEVRKETKKELPPLEGAENGVVMRFAPNPSGPLHLGHARAAFLNDAYVKRYGGRYVLRIEDTDPRRVDPEAYEMVQEDIRNLGLGITDIVYQSDRMEIYYDLCRQLIELGGAYVCTCDAERFRELKLAKTACPCRSHTVEENLELWDQMLAGKFAEGQVTVRVKTDLTHPDPAMRDFSIFRIVDSPAHPRIDARVYPLMNFSVVADDHLLGITHVIRGKDHIANTRRQQYIYDYFGWKAPVYRHYGRMGIEGVVLSTSSMREGINAGTYTGWDDIHLGTLRAIARRGIEPEAVKEAVLDIGIGETDISFSWENLYAKNKAIVDPSSDRFFFVPEPVRVTVEDAPAQTAEVPLYPGNEARGVRKLAFESAVVLPKAEVAGAGMIRLKDLFNIEMRGEGQAVYAGDDLAAARAAKAPIVQWLPEGTGIPCTVLTPEGTLTGLCEAAVARYAGKTVQFERVGFVRIDRADETGVVGYFSHR